GGGCTGTGCGGCGCCCGTTGACCGGTGGAGGGGTAGGTGCGTCATCACAGCTCCCTGGGGCGGGGCCAGACGGTGATGACGTCGCCGTCGAGGGTGACGTGCCGGCCGGGGAAGCGGCGGCGCACCAGGGTTAAGTCTTCCAGGTCGAAGTCGCCGCCGTGGGAATGCACCACCCACGCACTGTCCATGCGCGTGATCGCGCGGGTGCAAGCCGGCCAGCCCTTCTGTGGCGGTCGGTTGATGATGTGAACGGCAGGGACGATGTGCATGACGTGCCTTCTCCAAATCCGTGAGAAGTCAGGGGAGTTGTGATGCGTGTGGGATGTACGCGCCAGCAATCTAAAGTTCGCCTATGCAAATTTCAAGGGTTTGTCGATCGTGCTCCCCGGTATGTCTCGGTCGGTGGGCACATTCCGGCCACCTGTGTGATCCGTCGGCCGCGAAGGCGCCCAACAGGGCATGTCGTGCGGCTTTCGGGTGGATGTCGGCTGCAGGGCAGTGCATAGACGGTCGAGTGCTTGCCCTCTGTTCCAGGTCGTGCAGGTGCCAGGAGTCTTTGCCGGCGACCCGGCCCCGTCAGGCAGAGTCTTCACGGATGCACATCCAGTGAGCGGGCAGCGGGCCTTCCCGTCGTACCCGTGCAGGTCAGGGGAGGGGAGGGAGTGCAGATGGCCAGGGCAGTACGGCTAGCTGGTTCCGCAGATGGGTCGACCTGGATGGTGTAGCCGCTGGTTCTGTCCGGTGCGGTCCCGTCTCGGCCCTTGACCGTGAGATCCCGCCGGTCAGCGGTGTCCATGCGGCTGCTCTCGATCCGCGGTAGGGCGGACAGCCGCGCGGCGCCGGGAAATCCCGAGTCAGCCGTGTGCCCTCGCTCGTCAGGCACCAGGCGCGTGTCCGCTTGAAGCGTGATAGCACGACATAGCCGATCAGGCCGTGGCGGCGCAGCCGGTTGAGCGGCTGGGAGGCAGCTTGGCGAGCGGCGCCAGCCGTAGGAGGGTTTGGAGCCGACTGGTGGTGCCCATGCGGTGCAGGGGCGAACACGGTGAGCGGCTGGTGCGACAGTGGCCCGGTGGTGGGCCGCGACGGCATGACTGCGGCGGCCGTCACGGTGGTCACGGCGGTTGCAGTGGTGGTCACTGATACCCCCTCGGCTGGTTGCGGCCTGCTACCAGAACGGTGGCAGCGTGCTGGGTGAGGAAGTCGCCCACCCGGTGGAGCTGGCCGGCGGCCCGGGCCGTGAGCTGCTCCAGCGGGGCGGCGCCGGCCACCCTTCGGGCTGAGCGTTCGAGGGCGGCCGCCTGGTGCGGGCGGGCATGGTCGGCGAAGACGTCGTCGAGGTGGGGGCCGGTGATCCGGACGGGTCCGATGCGGCGGCCGTGGATGGTCAGTGACATGTAGTGCTCGTAGCGGTCCAGGGCGGCGACGACGTCGGGGCCGGGGCTGTCGCCCCACTCCGAGGTGATTGGAGCGACGGCGGACTGCGAGCCCGCGGTGGAAGCCAGCGTGGAGGCGTTCTGCACCAGCGACAGCCGCACCGCGATGGGCAGGCGGGCGAGCAGCTGGGTCATGCCGTGGACGTGGACCCTGTACTTGCGGAAGTCCTCGAACATGCTCGCGATGGTCTCCGGGGCCACACCGGTCAGGGTGATCAGTTCGTCGAAGTACGCTCGGAACGGCACCCGCCGGTCCTCGGGGACATCGCGGCGGGAGCGCACCGCGCGCAGCAGGTCGCGGGCCAGGAGGGCGGTGATGAGCCGGTCGGTGGGTCCGTTGCCGCCCGGGCACACCCACACGATCATCCGGTCGTCCATGGCGGCGCGGATGTTGTAGACGCCGGCCGGTTGGCCGAGGAAGACGCGGGTGACGGGGTTGGCGGCCAGCCGGGCGATCGGGTTGAGGACCACGGCGAACGCGTCCGGCGGCAGCGTCGGGAAGACCACCTGCCACCAGGAGCGGGTCTCCTCATCCAGCCGGCCCTCCACCGCCGCGAGCGCTGCTTTGCGGAACGGGGCGTCGGTGAGCAGGGCCCGCACGTGGAAAACCGTCGCCTGATCCTCCGGCCGTCCGGCCCGGCAGGCGGCCTCGTTCACGGCCACCAGCACGGCCACAGCGGCAGTGAGGATGGTCAGCGCGCGGGGAGCGCTGGCATCGTCCCAGCCCAGCGCCGAGGCGTAGGCGTCGGTGACGGCTTCGACGACCTCGTGCGCCACCTGGCCCTGGTGCATGCCGATCGGGTTCCAGGAACTGATCTGCGGGGCGGGCCCGACGGCGTTCAGGTCGATCAGTGTGATCCGCTCGGCCAGATGGTCGTGGGCGAGGAATGGCATGGCGCGAGGCCAGGAGTCGCGGTGCGGGTCGAGGAACAGCAGTCCGCCGCCGGCGTGCGCCCAGCCGATCGCCTGGGCGAGGGCGCGTTCGGTCTTGCCGCCGCCGGCCTTGCCGACCCCGACTTCGAACAGCGTCTCGCGCGCGTAGGTGGCGACCAGGCGCCGTCGTCCGTCCGGTGCCCGGTAGATGCCTTGCAGCAGCAGGTCGGGATTGCCGTGCTGGAAGGTCGGCAGATCGGAGGCGAGTAGCGGCAGACGGCAGTGCACGGTGGGTGGCTTGAGCAGACCGGTCAGCTCTTCCAAGCGGACCCAGTTCGCCCGGGGCGGCTGGCAGTGCCCCAGCGCCCAGCGCCGCTCGAAACCCCGCCTGCTGGGCCAGCGGTCCGCCCCGAACCGCCAGGGGCCCAGGCGCCAGCCGCGCATCGCCCACCGCGCACCACCACCGAACACATCGAGGGCGGCCTGGAGCTGGGCGAGGCGGGCGTGGGCGCGGCCCTCGGTGTCGGAGGCGCACATCACCAGCAGCTGCACCCGCACCAGATGGTCGTCCTCGGCGAGCTTGCCCAGTGCCTCGGCCGCGTCCACCCGGCGCGGGACGGGCGGCATGACCAGGCGGCGCCCGCCCGCGCCCCCACCCTGCTTGCCGGTGACCAGCTGCTGCAGCTGCCAGGTCAGGGAGTCCTCGATGCCGCTGGCGTCCTGCCGTATCCAGCGGGCGGCCCGCTGCGCCTCGCGCCGCTCGACGCGCCGGGCCTGAGCCATCAGCTGCACACGGTGCGAGCGCAGTGCCCACTTCGGAGCACGCTGGATGTCGAGGCGCAC
This window of the Streptomyces sp. Tu 3180 genome carries:
- a CDS encoding ATP/GTP-binding protein yields the protein MGSAAPYLSGQAAASAPGEVFGLLTGLAHIAGWLITYWWVPATAALIGWAVSELVVRRLARAASTQKMALELVPSRHFNPSLEEIFRRGVQLARASTSMPWWAPRRSKTVQIRLRADGSSPLRYRIEGPAGAQRLLSITPFGPDVTVKKASPLRDKPRKHVVRAEFVLRGRPTAPLREVPLEPDPLQPLVDAVSDLRAELGDLAEVRLDIQRAPKWALRSHRVQLMAQARRVERREAQRAARWIRQDASGIEDSLTWQLQQLVTGKQGGGAGGRRLVMPPVPRRVDAAEALGKLAEDDHLVRVQLLVMCASDTEGRAHARLAQLQAALDVFGGGARWAMRGWRLGPWRFGADRWPSRRGFERRWALGHCQPPRANWVRLEELTGLLKPPTVHCRLPLLASDLPTFQHGNPDLLLQGIYRAPDGRRRLVATYARETLFEVGVGKAGGGKTERALAQAIGWAHAGGGLLFLDPHRDSWPRAMPFLAHDHLAERITLIDLNAVGPAPQISSWNPIGMHQGQVAHEVVEAVTDAYASALGWDDASAPRALTILTAAVAVLVAVNEAACRAGRPEDQATVFHVRALLTDAPFRKAALAAVEGRLDEETRSWWQVVFPTLPPDAFAVVLNPIARLAANPVTRVFLGQPAGVYNIRAAMDDRMIVWVCPGGNGPTDRLITALLARDLLRAVRSRRDVPEDRRVPFRAYFDELITLTGVAPETIASMFEDFRKYRVHVHGMTQLLARLPIAVRLSLVQNASTLASTAGSQSAVAPITSEWGDSPGPDVVAALDRYEHYMSLTIHGRRIGPVRITGPHLDDVFADHARPHQAAALERSARRVAGAAPLEQLTARAAGQLHRVGDFLTQHAATVLVAGRNQPRGYQ